The Candidatus Zixiibacteriota bacterium genome contains a region encoding:
- a CDS encoding HD-GYP domain-containing protein: MLDATIRRLIALRLSNSQVKQIVADEMVRMCSLKPPGLSFDAYCQEVVHILLSELQEQVADVCTGECDNGDSPAESITVREAGQPGTPMDFDKIIDGLMHAFRRDLLFSHMDMIGALGSAIAERDTGTNDHNFRVTIAAVLLAEAHGLENEQIRSLMKGSFLHDVGKIGIPDAIMIKPGKLASDERHIMDSHVERGAYIVRGAHWLDDARDVILYHHEKWDGSGYVAGLAGDKIPLNARLFAVVDVFDALTSERPYKPALSLDRAMKTMRDESGSHFDPELLNSFMGIGEEIHREVVESPSPELELRLKNLTRKYFSPKKTVK, from the coding sequence GTGCTTGATGCTACTATTCGCAGACTCATCGCCCTGCGACTGTCCAACTCGCAGGTGAAACAAATCGTTGCCGATGAAATGGTGAGAATGTGCAGCCTCAAACCGCCGGGTTTGAGTTTTGATGCTTATTGCCAGGAAGTAGTGCATATTTTGCTTTCTGAATTGCAGGAACAGGTAGCTGATGTGTGTACCGGGGAGTGTGATAATGGGGATTCACCTGCAGAGTCAATAACGGTCCGCGAGGCGGGGCAACCCGGTACTCCGATGGATTTTGACAAAATCATTGATGGCCTGATGCATGCTTTTCGCCGCGATCTGCTGTTTTCTCATATGGACATGATCGGGGCATTGGGAAGTGCGATTGCGGAGCGTGACACCGGCACAAACGATCATAACTTTCGCGTTACAATTGCCGCCGTGCTGTTGGCGGAAGCCCACGGTCTGGAGAACGAGCAAATCAGGTCACTAATGAAAGGGTCGTTTCTTCACGATGTAGGAAAGATAGGCATCCCGGATGCGATTATGATCAAACCCGGGAAACTGGCCTCTGACGAGCGCCACATCATGGATAGCCATGTAGAACGGGGGGCATATATTGTCCGGGGGGCGCACTGGTTGGATGATGCGCGTGATGTTATACTGTATCATCACGAAAAATGGGATGGCAGCGGCTACGTGGCCGGTCTGGCCGGGGATAAGATTCCCCTCAACGCGAGGCTGTTTGCGGTCGTGGACGTGTTTGATGCATTAACTTCTGAGCGTCCCTACAAGCCAGCCCTTTCACTGGATCGGGCAATGAAGACCATGCGAGACGAATCCGGTTCGCACTTCGATCCGGAGCTTCTCAATAGTTTCATGGGTATTGGGGAGGAAATCCACCGCGAAGTGGTAGAATCACCCTCCCCGGAACTCGAGCTACGCCTTAAGAACCTGACACGCAAGTATTTCAGCCCAAAAAAGACGGTGAAGTAG
- a CDS encoding Fic family protein: protein MDFFKLPKPEIDNLVETSARLLRRFPEAYNWIESTSQPKYLHWDKVRFKPLPDGVTPEEFWALVKTARRLSPSRVRTPVRDEKGVYFTWQKVPGFDYFLHEADLGLGGFLASVKVDDQSQRQRFIARGIMEEAIASSQLEGANTTRRVAKRMLLEQREPKNESEQMILNNYCVMRDIEEGIKNQELSEDLLLQMHAALLKSTEEAQNGGRYRKNADGIVISNSLTGMIYHIPPKEKFIRREMEKFVQFANSDLTPQQFIHPVIKAIILHFWLGFLHPFVDGNGRLARTIFYWYLLRKDYWAFSYLPVSKVIKASPVQYRDAYVYSEQDDNDLTYFIDYNLRKISQARRQFERHVRRQGAENRKMLTTIRKRFTVNDRQVQLIRFFHKNPEATTSIRTHSQIYDVSRVTARKDLEELEQLGLLSSQKIGRVKPFSATDKLTGLL, encoded by the coding sequence ATGGACTTCTTCAAGCTTCCAAAGCCTGAAATTGATAACCTTGTGGAAACCTCTGCAAGATTGCTGAGGCGTTTTCCAGAAGCCTACAATTGGATTGAATCCACGAGCCAGCCCAAATACCTTCATTGGGACAAAGTTCGTTTCAAGCCTTTACCAGATGGAGTAACACCGGAGGAGTTTTGGGCGCTAGTAAAGACGGCGCGTAGGCTTTCGCCGAGTAGAGTACGCACGCCCGTGAGGGATGAGAAGGGTGTTTACTTCACTTGGCAGAAGGTTCCCGGGTTTGACTACTTCCTCCATGAGGCGGACTTGGGGCTTGGGGGATTCTTAGCATCCGTGAAGGTTGATGACCAATCCCAGCGACAGCGATTCATAGCGCGCGGAATCATGGAGGAGGCCATTGCATCATCGCAGCTTGAAGGAGCCAACACCACTCGCCGTGTCGCCAAGAGGATGCTTCTTGAGCAGCGAGAGCCGAAGAATGAATCCGAACAAATGATCCTGAATAACTACTGTGTTATGCGCGACATTGAGGAAGGCATCAAAAATCAGGAATTGAGCGAGGACCTATTGCTCCAGATGCATGCCGCCCTCTTGAAAAGCACGGAAGAGGCACAGAATGGTGGGCGTTACCGCAAGAATGCAGATGGCATTGTGATCTCGAACAGCTTGACGGGGATGATTTATCATATCCCACCGAAGGAGAAATTCATTAGGCGGGAAATGGAAAAGTTTGTACAGTTTGCCAACAGCGACCTAACACCACAACAGTTCATTCATCCAGTGATAAAAGCGATCATACTACATTTCTGGCTTGGGTTTCTCCACCCATTTGTCGATGGAAACGGAAGACTGGCAAGAACGATTTTCTATTGGTATCTGCTGAGAAAAGACTATTGGGCATTCTCGTATTTGCCTGTCTCCAAAGTGATAAAGGCATCCCCGGTTCAGTACCGTGACGCATATGTGTATTCCGAACAGGACGACAACGACCTGACCTATTTCATTGATTACAACCTTAGGAAGATCTCACAGGCAAGGAGGCAGTTTGAACGCCATGTGAGGAGGCAAGGGGCTGAAAATCGCAAAATGCTGACTACGATCAGAAAAAGGTTTACAGTGAACGACCGTCAGGTGCAGTTGATTCGATTCTTCCACAAGAATCCCGAGGCAACTACCTCCATTAGGACTCACTCTCAGATCTACGACGTTTCCAGAGTAACAGCCAGAAAAGACCTTGAAGAACTCGAACAATTGGGCCTACTATCATCTCAAAAAATAGGCCGGGTAAAACCCTTCAGTGCTACCGACAAGCTTACCGGGTTGTTATGA